In a genomic window of Thermodesulfobacteriota bacterium:
- a CDS encoding multiheme c-type cytochrome: MAKDEVCVTCHEGVSPGLVKDWQTSKHSRNDVSCSTCHGDKHTSGKNADLAQLPDEKVCAQCHEQQFSQFSKGKHNFGWTSLNALPITHVEPDELMEGGRGCGGCHNMGIKSEAQKKDQRDKGYRYQNNSCDECHTRHSFSKKEAADPRACQQCHMGYDHPQWEMWSSAKHGSRWFARDSRNLPEGAPAPKCQECHLPNGTHENRTAWGFLGVRLPLPEDPQWKADRITILKALGVLNPETGQPTARLEVVKAVDLARLTEEAWKTEREKMITTCSKCHSERYARTQLEMGDTMMKKADRLMADAIETVAALYKDGIIKKPANYSFAYPDLLYFMQTGGGDLKKLSYIDQILFQMYMKDRMRTYQAFFHMNPDYAYWYGWAMMVEDLGEIKELAQTMRATHKAGDKH; the protein is encoded by the coding sequence ATGGCCAAGGATGAAGTCTGTGTCACATGCCACGAGGGAGTCAGTCCGGGGCTGGTGAAGGATTGGCAGACCAGTAAGCACAGCCGGAATGACGTATCTTGTTCGACATGTCATGGCGATAAACACACCAGTGGCAAAAATGCCGATCTTGCGCAACTGCCGGACGAAAAAGTATGTGCTCAGTGCCATGAGCAGCAGTTTTCCCAATTTTCGAAAGGCAAACATAATTTTGGCTGGACGTCTCTGAATGCCTTGCCAATCACCCACGTAGAACCCGATGAGTTGATGGAGGGAGGTAGAGGCTGCGGCGGCTGCCACAACATGGGCATCAAGAGCGAAGCCCAGAAGAAAGACCAAAGAGATAAGGGCTATCGATATCAGAACAATTCATGTGATGAATGTCATACCAGGCACAGCTTTTCCAAAAAGGAGGCTGCTGACCCAAGGGCCTGCCAACAATGCCATATGGGTTATGATCACCCGCAATGGGAGATGTGGAGCAGTGCGAAGCATGGTTCGCGTTGGTTCGCCAGGGATTCTCGCAACCTGCCCGAAGGCGCCCCTGCTCCCAAATGCCAGGAATGCCATCTACCTAACGGGACCCATGAAAATAGAACCGCATGGGGCTTCCTGGGCGTAAGATTGCCGCTTCCTGAAGATCCTCAGTGGAAAGCTGACAGGATAACTATCTTGAAGGCCCTTGGAGTGTTGAACCCGGAAACAGGTCAGCCCACTGCACGTCTTGAAGTTGTGAAAGCAGTAGATCTGGCCCGGTTGACTGAGGAGGCATGGAAAACTGAACGTGAGAAAATGATTACCACGTGCAGCAAGTGCCACTCCGAGCGGTATGCCCGCACCCAACTGGAGATGGGCGATACCATGATGAAAAAGGCTGATCGGCTTATGGCTGATGCCATCGAGACGGTGGCTGCTCTTTATAAAGATGGCATTATCAAGAAGCCCGCGAATTATTCCTTTGCTTATCCAGACTTATTGTATTTTATGCAGACTGGTGGCGGAGATCTGAAAAAACTGTCATACATCGACCAGATACTATTCCAGATGTACATGAAAGACCGGATGAGGACATACCAGGCGTTCTTCCATATGAATCCAGACTATGCCTACTGGTATGGCTGGGCCATGATGGTAGAAGACCTTGGAGAGATAAAAGAACTTGCCCAGACCATGCGGGCGACCCATAAGGCCGGTGACAAGCATTAG